A genome region from Lonchura striata isolate bLonStr1 chromosome 36, bLonStr1.mat, whole genome shotgun sequence includes the following:
- the LOC110481609 gene encoding blue-sensitive opsin, with amino-acid sequence MQKSREMRDELPEDFYIPVSLETSNLTALSPFLVPQTHLGSPGIFKAMAAFMFLLVVLGVPINALTVVCTAKYKKLRSHLNYILVNLAVANLLVVCVGSTTAFYSFSQMYFALGPLACKIEGFAATLGGMVSLWSLAVVAFERFLVICKPLGNFTFRGSHAVLGCAITWIFGLVASMPPLFGWSRYIPEGLQCSCGPDWYTTDNKWNNESYVIFLFCFCFGFPLTVIVFSYGRLLLTLRAVAKQQEQSATTQKAEREVTKMVVVMVLGFLVCWLPYCSFALWVVTHRGHPFDVGLASIPSVFSKASTVYNPIIYVFMNKQFRSCMLKLVFCGRSPFGDEDDVSGSSQATQVSSVSSSQVSPA; translated from the exons ATGCAGAAGTCGCGGGAGATGCGGGACGAGCTCCCCGAGGATTTCTACATCCCCGTGAGCTTGGAGACCTCAAACCTGACGGCGCTGAGCCCCTTCCTGgtcccccaaacccacctgggcAGCCCCGGCATCTTCAAGGCCATGGCGGCCTTCATGTTCCTGCTGGTGGTCCTCGGCGTCCCCATCAACGCGCTGACCGTGGTGTGCACGGCCAAGTACAAGAAGCTGAGGTCGCACCTCAACTACATCCTGGTCAACCTGGCGGTGGCCAACCTGCTGGTGGTGTGCGTGGGCTCCACCACGGCCTTCTACAGCTTCTCCCAGATGTACTTCGCCCTGGGGCCGCTGGCCTGCAAGATCGAGGGGTTCGCCGCCacgctgggcg GGATGGTGTCCCTGTGGTCGCTGGCCGTGGTGGCCTTTGAGCGGTTCCTGGTCATCTGCAAGCCCCTGGGCAACTTCACCTTCCGGGGCAGCCACGcggtgctgggctgtgccatcACCTGGATCTTCGGCCTCGTCGCCTCCATGCCCCCCCTCTTCGGCTGGAGCAG GTACATCCCCGAGGGGCTGCAGTGCTCGTGCGGGCCGGACTGGTACACGACGGACAACAAATGGAACAACGAGTCCTACGTgattttcctcttctgcttcTGCTTCGGCTTCCCCCTGACCGTCATCGTCTTCTCCTACGGGCGGCTGCTGCTCACCCTGCGCGCG GTGgccaagcagcaggagcagtcGGCCACCACGCAGAAGGCGGAGCGCGAGGTGACCAAGatggtggtggtgatggtgcTGGGCTTCCTGGTGTGCTGGCTGCCCTACTGCAGCTTCGCGCTCTGGGTGGTGACGCACCGGGGACATCCCTTCGACGTGGGGCTGGCCTCCATCCCCTCCGTCTTCTCCAAGGCCTCCACCGTCTACAACCCCATCATCTACGTCTTCATGAACAAGCAG TTCCGCTCCTGCATGCTCAAGCTCGTGTTCTGCGGCCGGAGCCCGTTCGGGGACGAGGACGACGTGTCCGGCTCGTCCCAGGCCACGCAGGTGTCCTCGGTGTCCTCCAGCCAGGTGTCCCCGGCATAG